In a genomic window of Longimicrobiaceae bacterium:
- the tssG gene encoding type VI secretion system baseplate subunit TssG — MEDAALARRALEEALREDPSAFGFFQAVRLLEELRPDREPVGHFVDPSREVVRFSAHRSIAFPPGEIHSLDWDDSGPASMRVNFLGLIGPQGVLPHHYTELTIERGRIRESPLGDFLDLFHHRILSLFYRAWKKYRVAVEVGKEGDALREHLLDLVGMGLPATREGLPFEEEALVFYAGLLAAPQRSAVALEQLLEDYFGVPVQVSQFEGGWYPLPEHDLCALSEDGTGPSSCLGRGAVVGDEIWDPQSRVRIRIGPLPFDQYERFLPTGDAYARLRELTRFYGRDEYEFELQLVLAAQEVPGVVLGDDTHRQPLGWATWIRSAEFSRDADDTILKL; from the coding sequence ATGGAAGACGCTGCTCTAGCGCGGCGCGCGCTCGAGGAGGCGCTACGGGAAGATCCCAGCGCCTTCGGGTTCTTCCAGGCGGTTCGCCTGCTGGAGGAGCTGAGGCCGGATCGGGAGCCGGTCGGCCACTTCGTGGATCCGTCCCGGGAGGTGGTGCGCTTCAGCGCCCATAGGAGCATCGCGTTCCCTCCCGGCGAGATCCATTCGCTCGATTGGGACGACTCAGGACCTGCGTCGATGCGGGTGAACTTTTTGGGGCTGATCGGGCCTCAGGGAGTTCTGCCTCATCACTACACCGAGCTCACCATCGAGCGAGGCAGGATCCGGGAGTCGCCCCTCGGCGACTTCCTGGATCTGTTCCACCACCGGATCCTCTCCCTCTTCTACCGGGCGTGGAAGAAATACCGGGTGGCGGTGGAGGTGGGGAAGGAGGGCGATGCCCTTCGAGAGCATTTGCTGGACCTGGTGGGGATGGGGCTTCCGGCGACCCGCGAAGGCCTGCCCTTCGAGGAGGAGGCGCTCGTTTTCTATGCTGGTCTGCTCGCCGCGCCGCAGCGAAGCGCCGTGGCGCTGGAGCAGCTCCTCGAGGACTATTTCGGCGTGCCCGTCCAGGTGAGTCAGTTCGAGGGAGGATGGTACCCGCTGCCGGAGCACGATCTCTGTGCCCTCTCCGAGGACGGAACCGGCCCCTCTTCCTGCCTGGGGCGAGGCGCGGTAGTCGGGGACGAGATCTGGGATCCACAGAGTCGCGTCCGCATCCGTATCGGACCACTCCCGTTCGATCAGTACGAGCGCTTTCTCCCCACTGGTGATGCCTACGCGCGGCTGCGCGAGCTGACCCGCTTCTACGGCCGCGACGAGTACGAATTCGAGCTCCAGCTCGTGCTCGCGGCGCAGGAGGTTCCCGGCGTCGTCCTGGGTGACGACACGCATCGCCAGCCACTCGGGTGGGCGACCTGGATCCGGTCGGCGGAGTTCTCTCGCGACGCGGACGACACAATCCTCAAGCTTTAG
- the tssF gene encoding type VI secretion system baseplate subunit TssF: MRDALLARYEEELSFLRRTGAEFARRYPKVASRLLLEPTKCDDPHVERLLEGFAFLAARVQLRLEDDLPQFSEALLDVVYPHYVRPTPSMSLVQFQLDEEQAKLPRGLEVPADALLHSRPVGGVPCRFRCSYTTRLWPVEVEAARWSVPYQLDPPLATRGAVAALKVDLRAPSDFGFDKLEIDELRLHLSAEPNLATTLYELLCNNCLEIVIRDRTPDSSAPVVSLPPSALRPVGFARNEGMLPSEGRTFVGYRLLQEYFTFPGKFLFLDLTGFERVRAAGFGSRIEVVFLISSFERSERRAMLEAGVAADTIRLNCAPIVNLFPQVSEPILLDHTREEYLLVPDLKRRSNTGIYSIEEVVATTPDSASPIRFEPFYSMGHARRGTAERYWHARRKPVHWRADEGTDVYLSFVDRTGAIARPNATAVTARLLCHNGNLPSRLPFGNPAGDFELPGGGPIHRIVALVKPTEALQPALGTAQLWKLITQLSLNYTSLVSGGPEPLKQLLRLHNVGETAAGEAQISGIVDVRSAPTHARVEGEFGLTFARGHRVEIDFDEEHFAGGGVYLLASVLHHFLALAVSMNSFCAVTARSRQRRGVLAEWAPRAGWKTLL; this comes from the coding sequence GTGCGTGACGCCCTGCTTGCCCGCTACGAGGAGGAGCTGAGCTTCCTCAGGCGGACCGGCGCCGAGTTCGCCCGCCGCTACCCGAAGGTGGCGTCCCGGCTGCTGCTCGAGCCGACCAAGTGCGATGATCCGCACGTTGAGCGCTTGCTGGAGGGCTTTGCTTTCCTTGCCGCGCGGGTGCAGCTCCGTCTGGAGGACGACCTGCCGCAGTTCAGTGAGGCGCTGCTGGACGTCGTCTATCCACATTACGTCCGTCCGACCCCCTCGATGTCGCTGGTGCAGTTCCAGCTCGACGAGGAACAGGCCAAGCTCCCGCGCGGGCTGGAGGTGCCCGCGGACGCGCTTCTCCACTCGCGTCCGGTCGGCGGCGTTCCCTGCCGCTTTCGCTGCAGCTACACGACCCGACTCTGGCCCGTGGAAGTGGAAGCGGCGCGGTGGTCGGTTCCCTACCAGCTCGATCCGCCGCTGGCGACCAGAGGTGCGGTGGCGGCGCTGAAGGTGGATCTCCGCGCTCCCTCCGATTTCGGGTTCGACAAGCTGGAGATCGACGAGCTACGCCTGCACCTCAGCGCCGAGCCAAACCTGGCGACCACGCTGTACGAGCTGCTGTGCAACAACTGCCTCGAGATCGTCATTCGAGATCGCACGCCGGACAGCTCGGCTCCGGTCGTGAGCCTGCCACCCAGCGCGTTGCGGCCGGTAGGCTTCGCACGCAACGAAGGGATGCTTCCGTCGGAAGGCCGCACCTTCGTCGGCTACCGCTTGCTGCAGGAGTATTTCACCTTCCCGGGCAAGTTCCTCTTCCTCGATCTGACCGGCTTCGAGCGGGTGCGCGCCGCCGGTTTCGGCTCGCGGATCGAAGTGGTCTTCCTGATCTCCAGCTTCGAACGAAGTGAGCGCCGGGCGATGCTCGAGGCGGGCGTTGCGGCCGACACGATCCGCCTGAACTGCGCTCCGATCGTCAACCTCTTCCCGCAGGTCTCGGAGCCCATTCTGCTGGATCATACTCGCGAGGAATACCTCCTCGTCCCGGACTTGAAACGGCGAAGCAACACGGGGATCTATTCGATCGAAGAAGTGGTCGCGACCACGCCCGACAGTGCCTCTCCCATTCGCTTCGAGCCCTTCTACTCCATGGGGCATGCGAGGCGCGGCACGGCTGAGCGCTACTGGCATGCGCGCCGGAAGCCGGTGCATTGGCGCGCGGACGAGGGCACCGACGTGTACCTCTCCTTCGTGGACCGCACCGGCGCCATCGCCCGGCCCAACGCCACCGCGGTTACCGCGCGACTGCTTTGCCACAATGGCAACCTCCCTAGCCGCCTTCCCTTCGGAAACCCGGCGGGAGACTTCGAATTGCCGGGCGGCGGTCCCATCCACCGGATCGTGGCGCTCGTCAAGCCCACCGAGGCACTCCAGCCGGCGCTCGGAACCGCTCAACTGTGGAAGCTGATCACCCAGCTCTCGCTCAACTACACTTCGCTGGTCTCCGGCGGCCCGGAGCCGCTCAAGCAACTTCTAAGGCTTCACAACGTGGGCGAGACCGCCGCGGGTGAGGCGCAGATCTCGGGGATCGTCGACGTGCGAAGTGCGCCCACCCACGCGCGGGTGGAAGGGGAGTTCGGGCTCACTTTCGCCCGGGGGCATCGGGTGGAGATCGATTTCGACGAGGAGCACTTTGCGGGGGGAGGCGTCTACCTGCTGGCTTCAGTGCTGCACCACTTCCTGGCCCTCGCCGTCTCCATGAACAGCTTCTGTGCGGTCACCGCCAGGTCCCGCCAGAGGCGCGGTGTGCTGGCGGAGTGGGCGCCACGAGCGGGATGGAAGACGCTGCTCTAG
- the tssE gene encoding type VI secretion system baseplate subunit TssE, with the protein MSTGPEPTLRLSVIDRLIQPADWEAGSSWVGSVEALKQSLVRDLEWLLNTRRISEPAPEAYREVQRSVYHFGLPDVSSRSADSPDALQALARDIEECIRLFEPRLADVRVTIHPAEEKGSRLARFVIEALLRMEPNPERVVFDTVLETASGKIFVNGGDGA; encoded by the coding sequence ATGAGCACCGGCCCGGAGCCCACCCTTCGCCTCTCGGTGATCGACCGGCTGATCCAGCCCGCCGATTGGGAAGCGGGCTCTTCCTGGGTCGGGTCGGTGGAGGCGCTGAAGCAGTCGCTGGTCCGCGACCTCGAATGGCTTCTCAACACTCGCCGGATCTCGGAGCCGGCTCCCGAGGCGTACCGGGAGGTCCAGCGGTCCGTCTATCACTTCGGGCTGCCGGACGTCAGCTCACGCAGCGCCGACTCGCCCGACGCCCTGCAGGCCCTGGCTCGTGACATAGAGGAGTGCATCCGTCTCTTCGAGCCCCGCCTCGCCGACGTGAGGGTGACGATACACCCGGCCGAGGAGAAGGGATCGCGCCTTGCCCGCTTCGTGATCGAAGCCCTACTGAGAATGGAGCCGAACCCCGAGCGCGTGGTCTTCGACACGGTGCTCGAAACCGCCTCCGGAAAGATCTTCGTGAACGGAGGCGACGGTGCGTGA
- the tssA gene encoding type VI secretion system protein TssA, whose product MPLEAAELLEAIPGENPGGEYLRYDPVYDQIRVARTEEADLPSGEWERERKTADYGLVIRLATQVLRERSKDLQIAAWLAEALLKQEGFGSFAAGLDLIRGLLENFWDHLHPELEDGDAEMRAAPLVWLGGYLGPAVRTMPVVQEGYDMAAYRDSRVVGYEENATTYEARDARNAAIAAGRLTAEEFDAAFAATPKTWYRTLIQGIDQASESLAQLERVSDELFGVDAPNYSSLADALREVRQVASELLDRKLETDPDPVVVEPEVVTEAVVAPLFDAEATGGGTIDAAAGQVASLAASPAMAPVGRAGAEASIAAAARLLRRENPADPGPYLMLRGLRWGELRAGGDGVEPTLLAAPPTELRSRLKALLLEEQWPELLEAAEEVMATPYGRGWLDLQRYVVTATDALGDDHLVVGRLIRGALGQLLADIPELPSLTLADDTPTANAETRAWLRAEGLLPESAPAEEDGPPPPPRRTRFDPLARARELAKAGRHNDAVDLLMREAEQERSQRGRFLRRMEAASILVEAGQPMVALPILEELSETITEHNLETWEEAGIVARALGLLYRANVDIDGDTSSVQHLFVRVCRLDPIQGMQIGRGSPEQ is encoded by the coding sequence ATGCCGTTGGAAGCCGCGGAGTTGCTGGAAGCGATCCCGGGGGAGAACCCCGGGGGCGAATACCTGCGCTACGATCCGGTCTACGATCAGATCCGAGTCGCCAGGACGGAGGAGGCGGACCTCCCCAGCGGCGAGTGGGAGCGCGAGCGGAAGACCGCCGACTACGGCCTCGTCATTCGACTTGCGACTCAGGTCCTGCGGGAACGGTCAAAAGACCTCCAGATAGCCGCGTGGCTGGCGGAGGCTCTGCTGAAGCAGGAGGGCTTCGGGTCGTTCGCCGCCGGCCTGGACCTCATTCGAGGGCTGCTGGAGAATTTCTGGGATCACCTGCACCCCGAGCTGGAGGACGGCGACGCGGAGATGCGGGCCGCTCCCCTCGTCTGGCTCGGAGGGTACCTCGGTCCCGCCGTGCGCACCATGCCGGTGGTTCAGGAGGGCTACGACATGGCGGCGTACCGCGACTCGCGTGTGGTGGGCTACGAGGAAAACGCCACCACCTACGAGGCGCGCGACGCCCGTAACGCGGCGATCGCGGCCGGCCGGCTCACCGCCGAGGAGTTCGACGCGGCTTTTGCGGCGACTCCCAAGACGTGGTACCGGACGCTGATCCAGGGGATCGACCAGGCCTCGGAATCGCTCGCTCAGCTGGAGCGCGTGAGCGACGAGCTATTCGGCGTCGATGCGCCCAACTACAGCTCGCTCGCCGATGCGTTGCGCGAGGTCCGCCAGGTGGCCAGCGAGCTGCTGGACCGGAAGCTGGAAACCGATCCCGACCCGGTGGTTGTCGAACCGGAGGTGGTTACCGAGGCTGTGGTGGCTCCGCTGTTCGACGCCGAAGCGACAGGCGGCGGAACGATCGACGCTGCCGCTGGCCAGGTCGCGAGCCTGGCCGCTTCTCCCGCCATGGCCCCCGTCGGCCGCGCTGGCGCCGAAGCGAGCATTGCGGCGGCCGCGCGGCTTTTGCGCCGCGAGAATCCGGCCGATCCCGGCCCCTACCTCATGCTGCGAGGTCTCCGCTGGGGCGAGCTGCGCGCCGGTGGGGACGGGGTGGAACCGACACTCCTCGCCGCGCCCCCGACCGAGTTGCGCTCTCGGCTGAAGGCATTGCTCCTCGAGGAGCAATGGCCCGAGCTGCTGGAAGCGGCCGAGGAGGTCATGGCCACCCCGTACGGCCGCGGCTGGCTCGACCTTCAGCGCTACGTGGTCACTGCCACCGATGCCCTCGGCGACGACCACCTCGTCGTGGGACGGTTGATCCGGGGTGCGCTGGGCCAGCTTCTGGCCGACATCCCCGAGCTCCCCTCGCTGACCCTCGCCGACGACACGCCCACCGCCAACGCGGAGACGCGGGCCTGGCTGCGCGCTGAGGGATTGCTCCCGGAGAGCGCTCCCGCGGAGGAAGACGGGCCTCCACCTCCGCCGCGCCGCACGCGGTTCGATCCGCTTGCGCGCGCTCGGGAGCTGGCAAAGGCCGGTCGTCACAACGACGCGGTCGACCTTTTGATGCGAGAGGCGGAGCAGGAGCGCAGCCAGCGCGGACGATTCCTGCGGCGCATGGAGGCGGCGTCCATCCTGGTCGAGGCGGGGCAGCCAATGGTGGCGCTGCCGATCCTGGAAGAGCTCTCCGAGACGATCACCGAGCACAACCTGGAGACCTGGGAAGAGGCGGGGATCGTGGCGCGAGCGCTGGGGCTCCTCTACCGGGCCAATGTGGATATCGACGGCGACACCTCGTCAGTGCAGCACCTCTTCGTCCGTGTCTGCCGCCTCGATCCGATCCAGGGTATGCAGATTGGACGGGGATCACCTGAGCAATGA
- a CDS encoding type VI secretion system accessory protein TagJ, whose product MNAQQLYEQGRLSEAIQVLGGNLRQDPTLVRERTFLFELLCFAGEFDRAEKQLDLIAQTSREAEMGALLYRSALHAERTRQQLFLDNRAASGSPAPERLSGTLNGEPFSSISDADPRIGARLEVYAAGQYTWIPFAQIASVTAPLPQRLRDLLWIPAVVRPGESFTRAELGEVLVPATTPLAWRSSDEEVRLGRVTDWEELPDGTVVPIGQKLLRVDDELVPILEVRELVINSPEA is encoded by the coding sequence ATGAACGCGCAGCAGCTTTACGAGCAGGGAAGGCTTTCCGAAGCCATCCAGGTGCTGGGAGGAAACCTTCGACAGGATCCGACGCTCGTGCGCGAGCGGACCTTCCTGTTCGAGCTCCTCTGCTTCGCCGGCGAGTTCGATCGCGCCGAGAAGCAACTGGACCTGATCGCGCAAACCAGTCGGGAGGCGGAAATGGGGGCGCTGCTCTACCGCAGCGCCCTGCACGCGGAACGCACGCGGCAGCAGCTCTTCCTGGACAATCGTGCCGCTTCGGGCTCTCCCGCGCCGGAGCGGCTGTCCGGAACTCTCAACGGAGAGCCCTTCTCCTCGATCTCCGATGCCGACCCGCGGATCGGGGCACGGTTGGAGGTTTACGCCGCGGGCCAGTACACCTGGATTCCCTTCGCGCAGATCGCTTCCGTGACCGCGCCTCTCCCACAGCGGTTGCGCGATCTGTTATGGATCCCCGCCGTAGTCAGACCAGGCGAGTCCTTCACCCGCGCCGAGCTGGGTGAAGTCCTCGTCCCCGCCACCACTCCCCTTGCCTGGCGCAGCTCCGACGAGGAGGTGCGCCTCGGCAGGGTCACCGACTGGGAGGAGCTTCCGGACGGTACCGTCGTTCCGATCGGCCAGAAGCTCCTCCGAGTCGACGATGAGCTCGTTCCCATCCTCGAGGTGCGCGAGCTCGTGATCAACTCCCCGGAAGCGTAA
- a CDS encoding type VI secretion system tube protein Hcp yields MAVDMFLKLGDIQGESKDKTHKDEIDILAWSWGASNAGSFHTGGGGGSGKVNVQDLSFTKYVDLASTEIFLACCNGKHFPEATLVVRKAGETPLEYLTIHMADVLVTSYSTGGSGGEDRLTESVTLNFAKVKMTYKEQAPKGAQAKAPSVSWDIAANAPE; encoded by the coding sequence ATGGCAGTCGACATGTTCCTCAAGCTGGGCGACATTCAGGGCGAGTCCAAAGACAAGACTCATAAGGACGAGATTGACATTCTCGCTTGGAGCTGGGGAGCCAGCAACGCGGGAAGCTTCCATACAGGGGGCGGCGGTGGCTCCGGCAAGGTGAATGTCCAGGACCTCTCCTTCACCAAGTACGTCGACCTGGCGAGCACCGAGATTTTCCTCGCTTGCTGCAATGGCAAGCACTTCCCCGAGGCGACGCTGGTCGTACGCAAGGCGGGCGAGACGCCCCTCGAGTACCTCACGATCCACATGGCGGACGTGCTCGTCACGTCCTACTCGACCGGTGGCAGCGGTGGTGAGGACCGGCTTACGGAGAGCGTCACGCTGAACTTCGCCAAGGTGAAGATGACCTATAAGGAACAGGCGCCGAAGGGTGCGCAGGCCAAGGCACCGTCGGTTTCGTGGGACATCGCCGCGAACGCTCCGGAGTGA
- the tssC gene encoding type VI secretion system contractile sheath large subunit encodes MAKSEAELQQATETTELSLLDQIVEQGRFGTEPAARERGRNLIKSFVDEVLKGEIRIAPDTEAMINARIAQLDHLVSIQLNEIMHHPEFQQLEAAWRGLKYLLDNTETSTMLKIKVFNASKKELLRDLQRAPEFDQSALFKKVYEEEFGVFGGAPFGALIGNYEFGKSGQDIELLEKVSQVAAAAHAPFLAGASPSMFNLESFTQLDAPRDLAKVFDTTEYARWKTFRDSEDSRYVGLTAPRMLLREPYGRDTVPVEAFDYDEKVDGTDHDRYLWGNAVWALAARITNSFAKYNWCATIRGVESGGLVEGLPVHNFRTDSGELIMKCPTETPITDRREKELADLGFIPLVHQKGTDKAAFFSVQSCQKPKVYDKPAATANARVSAQLPYIFAVSRFAHYLKAMMRDKIGGYSSRDQMEQFLNNWIGNYVVTNDSASFSVKAEKPLKEARVDVMEIPGKPGAYRAVAFLRPHFQLDELSVSMRLVADLPPPAQA; translated from the coding sequence ATGGCGAAGAGTGAAGCTGAGCTGCAGCAGGCGACCGAGACCACAGAGCTGAGCCTGCTCGATCAGATCGTCGAGCAGGGGCGCTTCGGCACGGAGCCCGCCGCTCGCGAGCGCGGCAGGAATCTGATCAAGAGCTTCGTCGACGAGGTGCTGAAGGGCGAGATCCGCATCGCTCCCGACACGGAAGCGATGATCAACGCCCGCATTGCGCAGCTGGATCACCTCGTCTCGATCCAGCTCAATGAGATCATGCACCACCCCGAATTCCAGCAGCTGGAGGCGGCCTGGCGGGGGCTGAAGTATCTGCTCGACAACACGGAAACGAGCACGATGCTGAAGATCAAGGTGTTCAACGCCTCCAAGAAGGAGCTGCTGCGCGACCTGCAGCGCGCCCCCGAGTTCGACCAGAGCGCTCTCTTCAAGAAGGTCTACGAGGAGGAATTCGGAGTGTTCGGTGGGGCTCCGTTCGGGGCACTCATCGGCAACTACGAGTTCGGCAAGTCGGGACAGGACATCGAGCTGCTCGAGAAGGTCTCGCAGGTCGCCGCGGCGGCGCACGCGCCGTTCCTCGCGGGCGCGTCGCCGAGCATGTTCAATCTCGAGAGCTTCACCCAGCTCGACGCCCCGCGTGATCTCGCCAAGGTATTCGATACCACCGAATACGCCCGCTGGAAGACCTTCCGGGACAGCGAGGACAGCCGCTACGTGGGGCTCACCGCCCCCCGCATGCTCCTTCGCGAGCCGTACGGGCGTGATACGGTACCGGTGGAGGCTTTCGATTACGATGAGAAGGTCGACGGGACCGACCACGACCGGTATCTGTGGGGGAACGCCGTCTGGGCGCTCGCCGCGCGTATCACCAACTCATTTGCGAAATACAACTGGTGTGCGACCATTCGCGGCGTGGAGAGCGGAGGATTGGTGGAGGGGCTGCCCGTCCACAACTTCCGCACTGATTCAGGTGAGCTGATCATGAAGTGCCCGACGGAGACCCCGATCACGGACCGTCGGGAGAAGGAGCTCGCGGATCTGGGCTTCATTCCGCTGGTGCACCAGAAGGGGACCGACAAGGCCGCGTTTTTCAGCGTCCAGTCGTGCCAGAAGCCGAAAGTGTACGACAAGCCTGCCGCGACTGCAAACGCCCGCGTGTCTGCGCAGCTCCCCTACATCTTCGCCGTCTCTCGCTTCGCCCACTATCTCAAGGCGATGATGCGGGACAAGATTGGCGGCTACAGCTCGCGAGACCAGATGGAGCAGTTCCTGAACAACTGGATCGGCAACTACGTGGTCACGAACGACAGCGCCAGCTTCAGCGTCAAGGCGGAGAAGCCGTTGAAGGAAGCCCGTGTGGACGTGATGGAGATTCCCGGCAAGCCGGGAGCCTACCGTGCCGTCGCCTTCCTGCGGCCCCACTTCCAACTCGACGAGCTGTCCGTATCGATGCGCCTCGTCGCGGACCTTCCGCCGCCGGCTCAGGCGTAG
- the tssB gene encoding type VI secretion system contractile sheath small subunit produces the protein MAESVNAKLERVRAPRVHIKYEVETGGAIEMKELPFVMGVLGDFTGHPEEPLAKLKERKFVEVTPDNFDDVLKSMRPHLSLTVDNLLSEDADAGKLAVDLRFESLDDFSPERVAQQVEPLRKLLELRQQLADLRGSLQGNEKLEEILQATLASEEDLAKLKAEITPEGGTDGEE, from the coding sequence ATGGCCGAGAGCGTAAACGCGAAACTCGAGCGAGTCCGCGCTCCTCGGGTGCACATCAAGTACGAGGTAGAGACCGGCGGTGCCATCGAGATGAAGGAGCTTCCCTTCGTCATGGGCGTCCTCGGCGATTTCACCGGGCATCCGGAAGAACCCCTCGCCAAGCTCAAGGAGCGCAAGTTCGTCGAGGTAACGCCGGACAATTTCGACGACGTGCTGAAGAGCATGCGTCCCCACCTCTCCCTCACCGTTGACAATCTGCTTTCCGAGGACGCCGACGCTGGCAAGCTCGCGGTCGATCTGCGCTTTGAGAGTCTCGACGACTTCTCGCCGGAGCGGGTCGCACAGCAGGTGGAGCCGCTGCGTAAGCTTCTCGAGCTGCGACAGCAGCTGGCGGATCTGCGCGGCAGTCTCCAGGGGAACGAGAAGCTCGAGGAGATTCTGCAGGCGACCCTGGCCAGCGAGGAGGATCTCGCGAAGCTGAAGGCGGAGATTACCCCGGAGGGAGGGACCGATGGCGAAGAGTGA
- the tssK gene encoding type VI secretion system baseplate subunit TssK: MRPLQKVLWTKGVLLNPQHLQLQDGYLEALVAFQLGVLRHAPWGFTRLEIDQESLAAGSLAIRSASGLFPDGLPFLIPESDQPPPPKPFQDHWRPDQQSMQLYLAVPELREGAQNVAMRSEGQGTRFVAEAVLRRDENTGLAEKPLQLARRNLQLLAEGEALEGFSLLPVARVIRSEAGTPQLDPHYVPPVLDVAASGYLVTLARRLLEILSARSSTLAGTRRQRNRGLADFGSSDVANFWLLYTINRHLPVVRHLSESRRTHPESLFRELLALGGALTTFSQRYHPRDLPGYDHDDLGGCFGRLDAIIRELLETVVPIHHVVIPLRSTGTHVYAAALDEERLFAGTQLFLGIRCEASAEEVARRAPQLVKLSSGDQIERLIRHALPGLPMRYLATPPGSVPIKLDYQYFQLERTGSDWDAIRTARNLAAYVPADFPEAQLELVVLLPSG, translated from the coding sequence ATGCGGCCATTGCAGAAGGTGCTGTGGACGAAGGGAGTCCTTCTCAACCCGCAGCACCTGCAGCTTCAGGACGGCTACCTCGAGGCCCTGGTCGCCTTCCAGCTCGGCGTGCTTCGGCACGCTCCCTGGGGGTTCACGCGCCTGGAGATCGATCAGGAATCGCTGGCTGCAGGGTCGCTCGCCATCCGCTCGGCTTCGGGCCTCTTCCCGGACGGGCTGCCCTTCCTCATCCCCGAGTCCGACCAGCCGCCTCCGCCCAAGCCGTTCCAGGATCATTGGCGGCCCGACCAGCAGAGCATGCAGCTGTACCTGGCCGTCCCCGAGTTGCGGGAGGGCGCGCAGAACGTCGCCATGCGTTCGGAGGGACAGGGCACACGCTTCGTGGCGGAGGCCGTGTTGCGCAGGGACGAGAATACCGGCCTGGCAGAGAAGCCGCTCCAGCTCGCTCGCCGGAACCTGCAGCTGCTGGCGGAAGGGGAAGCATTGGAAGGCTTTTCGCTGCTGCCGGTGGCGAGAGTGATCCGCTCCGAGGCAGGCACGCCGCAGCTCGACCCGCACTACGTGCCGCCGGTTCTCGACGTTGCGGCCAGCGGCTACCTGGTAACGCTGGCGCGGCGACTGTTGGAGATTCTCTCCGCCCGCAGCAGCACGCTGGCGGGAACCCGTCGGCAGCGGAACCGCGGCCTGGCCGATTTTGGCTCGTCCGACGTCGCCAACTTCTGGCTGCTCTACACCATCAATCGCCACCTGCCGGTCGTGCGTCACCTCTCCGAGAGTCGCCGCACGCACCCGGAGTCCCTCTTTCGCGAGCTGCTCGCCCTGGGCGGAGCGCTGACCACCTTTTCGCAACGCTATCATCCGCGCGACCTTCCCGGATACGATCACGACGACCTGGGCGGGTGCTTCGGGCGACTCGACGCAATCATCCGGGAGCTGCTCGAGACGGTGGTGCCGATCCACCACGTGGTGATTCCGCTGCGCTCCACTGGAACCCATGTCTACGCGGCCGCACTCGACGAGGAGCGGCTCTTCGCGGGCACCCAGCTCTTCCTAGGGATTCGCTGCGAAGCCTCTGCGGAGGAGGTGGCGCGCCGCGCCCCGCAGCTGGTGAAGCTGAGCTCGGGAGACCAGATCGAGCGGCTGATCCGCCACGCCCTCCCGGGTCTCCCCATGCGATACCTGGCGACGCCCCCGGGAAGCGTGCCGATCAAGCTCGACTACCAGTATTTCCAGCTCGAGCGCACCGGGAGCGACTGGGACGCGATCCGCACGGCGCGCAATCTGGCCGCGTACGTTCCGGCGGACTTCCCGGAGGCACAGCTGGAGCTGGTCGTCCTGCTGCCTTCCGGCTGA